The following is a genomic window from Candidatus Omnitrophota bacterium.
ATCGATGTGGGATTGACGAGTTTGTCGCATACCAGCAACAGTTTCATCTTTCGCCATTTCAGCTATGACGGATTTCTCTGGTTCAAACGCAGAGGCGTAAACAAGGAAATATTCAATCGAAACACTTTGCGGCCTAACGACCGCGTCGTCGCCAAGGTTCTTTATACTACGGAGGAAGCGAAGCTGTCTTCCAGCGGTAAACTTACGCGCCTGGGAATCATTAAAGCTATTCCCATCAAACGGGCCGAGAAGGAACTTCGCCCGGCGGACGATCAAGATATTGGCGTTGCCAAAGTTCTAAGCTGAGGAGCATCCATAACTGGTTGTTATAATCTCTTTTCCCGTCTTGATGATCCATTATAACGCGGCGGACTTGCCGGGGGTCGAAAAGCCCCCGGCGGGCCGCGGCGGACTCCGAACAAGCGTCCTCGATCAAATCCCGCAATTCATGCCGGAACCACTCTCCAACCGGAACATCGAATCCATGTTTGCGGCGTTGGAGAATATCCGGCGGCAATATGTCCTTAAACGCTTCCTTTAGTATCCATTTCGTAGTCTTGCCGCGCAATTTTACTTCCCCCGGCAGCGAAAACGCCCATTCCACGATAGCGTGATCCAAGAACGGTACCCGCACCTCCAGCGAATGCAGCATCGACATGCGGTCTACTTTCGTCAGCATATCCGCAGGCAGGCCATGCCGCAGATCCACCCATAACATGCGGGTGAGATTATCCGCTCCTTGCAGTTCGTCGAACAGCTGGCGGCGGAACCGGCGCGGCGCGTCGAAATCCATCGCCGCCCGCGCTTCCTGCGTCAATAACGAAGAACGCATCTCGTCCTCGAAATGAATCGCCCAGCCCAAATGGCGTTCGAAGGGATCGGGATGCAATCCCCGGAAGAATTTCTTTCCCTGACGCAGCCAATCCATCCAGTATCCCGAGCGCGATTCCGGAATGCGGGAAACCACGGAACGTGAAAGAAAGCGCAGAGCGAATTCGGGCGCCCAAGAGCAATAACGCCGGAAATATTCCGCCTGGTATTTTCGGTATCCCGCAAATATCTCGTCTCCCCCATCGCCGGAAAGAACGACCTTTACGCTCTGCGCCGCCAGTTGGGAAACGAAATATACCGGAAGGCAGGACGAATCCGCCAGCGGTTCATCGAGTTGCCAGGTTATGTCGTCTAACGCCGAAAGCAGGTCGTTGGGTTTGAGGATGCGCTCTTGGTGATCGGTCTGAAATTGTTGGGCGATCCGCCGGGCATGGGGCGTTTCGTCGAATAACTTGTTTCCTTCGAATCCGATGGAAAACGTATTGAATCCCGGTCCAAGGTACTCGTACATCAACGCCGTCAAAACGCTGGAATCGATGCCTCCCGATAAAAATGCGCCCACCGGCACATCCGACAGCAGATGCTCGTCGACCGTTTGGCGCAGCCGCTGCCGTAATTCAATTATCATCTCCTCAGGCGATGACTCCTGCGCCGGGAGGATCACTTCATCCGGACGCCAAAATCGCCGCGTCTCGATTTGGCCGTTTTGAACGATAAGCATCTCTCCCGGCATCACTTTCTTGATTCCGCAGAAGAGAGAAAGCGGCGCCGGAGCGGCGAGATAGGCCAGGTAGTAATTCAACGCTTCCAGGTCGATTTCGCGGGGCGTTTCGGGATCGCAGAGGAGGCACTTGATCTCCGAACCAAAGCGGACTGCTTCTCCATCCATGTGGTAATACAATGGCTTGATCCCCAGCCGATCGCGGGCGAGAATCAGTTTTCGTTCTTTTTTATCCCATAACGCCAGGGCGAACATGCCTCGCGCCGATTCCAAAAACGCCTCCCCGCGCTGACGGTAGAGATGCAAAAACGTTTCCGTATCGGCGTGGGTGCGGTAGGAATGGCCTTGGGAAATCAATTCGTTTTTGAGTTGAGGATGATTGTAGAGTTCCCCGTTATAAACAATCCACAGATCGCCGTCTTCGGTGGACATGGGCATGTGGCCGTCGCCTAAGCCAATAATGGAAAGCCGCCGCGATCCCAATCCGAGAGAGCCGCCGATATAATGGCCTTCATCATCCGGCCCCCGATGGCGAATAACATCGGTCATCGCTTGCAACAGCCGTTTATCCACCGGCCGTTGGGCGTCAAAATAAAAAATACCGCAAATACCGCACATAATCGATCTTTATCTTCAAATTCATTCGTTCATTTTCGAAAAAGGTTTTACATCTTGGCGGAAACCTATAGGCCGTTTGGGCGGTTCAGGCGGAACTATTAATAGTCGGATGGCTTCGAGAATTTCAATTTAGGGAGGCGGTCGCAAATTGCGATAACCTCTGAAATTTTCATGATTCCTTAGAATAAACGGCCAATTGGATTGTGCGCATTATATTCTTATCCTAAAGGGTAAGGGAGGGGGCGAGTAGTGAATAAGCATTGCGTTGCCATAAATTCGAATCCAGCGGCATAAAGCAAAGAAATCAATTAAAAA
Proteins encoded in this region:
- the asnB gene encoding asparagine synthase (glutamine-hydrolyzing); this encodes MCGICGIFYFDAQRPVDKRLLQAMTDVIRHRGPDDEGHYIGGSLGLGSRRLSIIGLGDGHMPMSTEDGDLWIVYNGELYNHPQLKNELISQGHSYRTHADTETFLHLYRQRGEAFLESARGMFALALWDKKERKLILARDRLGIKPLYYHMDGEAVRFGSEIKCLLCDPETPREIDLEALNYYLAYLAAPAPLSLFCGIKKVMPGEMLIVQNGQIETRRFWRPDEVILPAQESSPEEMIIELRQRLRQTVDEHLLSDVPVGAFLSGGIDSSVLTALMYEYLGPGFNTFSIGFEGNKLFDETPHARRIAQQFQTDHQERILKPNDLLSALDDITWQLDEPLADSSCLPVYFVSQLAAQSVKVVLSGDGGDEIFAGYRKYQAEYFRRYCSWAPEFALRFLSRSVVSRIPESRSGYWMDWLRQGKKFFRGLHPDPFERHLGWAIHFEDEMRSSLLTQEARAAMDFDAPRRFRRQLFDELQGADNLTRMLWVDLRHGLPADMLTKVDRMSMLHSLEVRVPFLDHAIVEWAFSLPGEVKLRGKTTKWILKEAFKDILPPDILQRRKHGFDVPVGEWFRHELRDLIEDACSESAAARRGLFDPRQVRRVIMDHQDGKRDYNNQLWMLLSLELWQRQYLDRPPGEVPSRPV